Sequence from the Corallococcus sp. EGB genome:
GCACGGTGGAGGGCGGCACGCCCGCGCCGGAGCGGGTGCTGGACGTGCTCAAGAACGACGGCATCCGCCGCGAGTGCGTGGCCCGGGGCCGCACCACCATCACCGTGGAGCACTGGGAGAGCCGGCGCCCCGCGGCGCTCATGGACGAGGCGCGCTTCGCGGAGCTGGCCGCGCCCCTGGAGTCGGAAGACTCCACGCCGGAGGCCCGTCGCGAAGCGGTGATGCGGCTGGCGGACGCGGAGCGGAGCCCGCGCGTGACGGACGTGCTCCTGCGGCTGGTGGCGCGCAAGCCGTCGCTGATGGCCCTGCGCATCCTGTCCGAGTGGGGCGAGGTGCAGGCCCGCGAGTACCTCCAGCGGGACCTGGCTGCCGTGACGCCGGGCAACGCGGCGGACCTCTGGGCCCTCACCGCGTTGGACCGGCGCCTGGAGGCGTGGCAGTCGCTGGCGCGCCCCGCTTGAGGCGCGCGCAAGCGGTGCCGTCAGTGCTGCGAGCCCACCCTGGGGCCCAGCACGTCGCGCAGCGCGTCCGCGACGGTGAGCTTGGGGGCCCAGCCCAGCGCGCGCAGCTTCGTCGTGTCCGCCACGAGGCTGGGGATGTCGGACGGGCGCAGCCGCGCGGGATCCAGCTCGATGCCCGCCTGTACGCCGGACAGCTGGAGCATCTCCTCCAGCAGGCCGCGGATGGTGCGGCCCTCGCCGCTGCCCACGTTGTAGGCCTGGCCCGCCTCGCCCTTGAGGAGCAGCAGCCGGTACGCGTCCACCACGTCCTTCACGTGGGAGAAGTCCCGGATGGCGTCCAGGTTGCCCGTGCGCAGCACCGGGTCCACCGTGCCCAACGCGATGGCGCGGATCTGCGCCGCGAACGACGGCACCACGAAGGTGGGGTCCTGCCCCGCGCCCAGGTGGTTGAAGGGCCGCGCGAGGACGACCTCCATGCCGTAGCTGCGGAAGAACTGCTCGCCCGCCAGCTCCCCCGCGGACTTCGACGCCGCGTAGGGGCTGAGCGGCACGTGCGGGTGGGACTCCGCCGCGCGGGTGCCCTCCGCGACGGGGCCGTACACCTCGCCGGAGCCCACCAGCAGCACGCGCGCCTTGGGGGCGCTCTCGCGCAGCGCGGTGAGCAGGTGCACCACGCCCATGGTGTTCACCGCGAAGACGCGCGCGGGGTTCTGGTGGCTCTTGGCCACCGAGCTGAAGCCGGCCAGGTGCAGCACGGCCTCCGGCTTCACCTCGGAGACCGCCGCCTTGACCTTCGCCTCGTCGGCGATGTCGAAATGCAGGGCGGTGCTGCTGATGCCCTCGCCGCGGGGCCCATGCACCTCCACCACCTCGTCGCCGGCCGCCCTCAGGGCAGCGCACGCATGCCGGCCAACGAATCCATCCGCTCCCGTGACGAGGACGCGCATCTTACCGCTGTCCCGCCTTCACGCGCTCCAGGTCGGCGTCGACCATCATCTCCACGAGCTGCTTGAAGCGCACCGTGGGCTCCCAGCCGAGCTTCTCCTTGGCCTTGTCGTACTTGCCGATGAGCAGGTCCACCTCCGCGGGGCGCACGAACGCGGGGTCGATCTTCACGTGCTTCTGCCAGTCCAGGCCCACGCGCGCGAAGGCGATCTCCACCAGCTCCCGCACGGTGTGCGTCTCGTTGGTGGCGACGACGAAGTCCTCCGGCGTGTCCTGCTGGAGCATGCGCCACATGGCGTCCACGTAGTCGCCCGCGAAGCCCCAGTCGCGCTTGGCGTCCAGGTTGCCCATGGGCAGCGTCTCCTGGAGGCCCATCTTGATGCGCGCCACGTTGTACGTGACCTTGCGCGTGACGAACTCCAGGCCGCGGCGGGGCGACTCGTGGTTGAAGAGGATGCCGCTCACCGCGAAGAGCTTGAAGGACTCGCGGTAGTTCACCGTGATGTGGTGGCCGTACGCCTTGGCCACGCCGTACGGGCTGCGCGGGTAGAAGGGCGTGTCCTCCGACTGCGGGACCTCCAGCACCTTGCCGAACATCTCGCTGGAGGACGCCTGGTAGAAGCGCACCTGCGGGCGGGTGTGCCGGATGGCCTCCAGCATCTTCGTCACGCCCAGCGCGGTGAACTCACCGGTGAGCACCGGCTGGTTCCAGCTGGTGGGCACGAAGGACTGCGCCGCCAGGTTGTAGACCTCGTCCGGCTGGGTGAGGTTCAAGAGGGCCGCCAGCGAGAACTGATCCAGCAGGTCGCCCTGGTGCAGCGTCACCTTTCCCTGCAGGTGCGCGATGCGCTCGAACTTCTCCTCGGAGGAGCGGCGCACCATGCCGTGCACCTCATAGCCCTTCTTGAGGAGCAGCTCCGCCAGATAGCTGCCGTCCTGCCCCGTGATGCCCGTAATGAGTGCGCGCTTGGCCATGGCCCTTGTCTGTTCGCTGGAAGACGCTGTTCGTTGTACCCGAGGCTTTCGCCGTCTGCCAACCGTTCCAGGGTTTCAGGGAACTTGAACGGGAACGGGCCCGTGCCTAGGTAGGGAGCGACCTGCCCAGGAGCCGCCCATGCGCAACCTCTCCCTCCCAGCGTTGACGGCCGTGCTCGTGAGCACCGCGGCGACCGCGCAAAACCCTCCTCCCTTCGAGGTGCCCTACACCGTGCAGACGCAGCCCGGGGCGCGCTCCGGTGGCGGCACGGTGAACGACTTGGCGCTGTGGGTGAACCCCACCGACCCGGGCGCGAGCCGGCTCATCACGGCGGACCAGAACAACGGCCTCTTCACATATGCCCTGGACGGTGGAGAGCTGCAGGCCAGCACCGAGGGCACCTCCGCGAGCGTGGACGTGCTCGGCGGCTTCCCGCTGGCGGGCGGCACGTCCGCGTCGCTGGTGCTCAGCGCCAACCCCACGCTCACGGGGCTCGTGCCCTACGTGATGGATGCCACGGCGGATGGCGGCGGACTCACCCGCCTGTCGCCCACGGTGGCCCCGCTGGACGTGGGCGTGACGTACGGGACGGTGCGGATGACCCGCCTGGCGGACGGCTCCATCCAGGCCTTTGGAGGATTGGCGGCCGGCGGCGTGCGCCAGTTCGCGCTGACGCCCACGGATGGCGGCGTCACGGCGACCCGGCTGCGCGACATCCCGGCTGGCACCGTGCTGGGGCTGGTGGTGGACCCGGCGTATCGCGCGCTCTACGTGGCGCAGCAGGGGCAGGGGCTCTTCCGCTACGACGCGAACGCGGACGCCGGCATCAATGGCACGCAGGTGGTGGGGCTGGGGGATGGGGGCCTGACGTCCGTGGGGCGCATGGCGCTGTACGAGGCCTCCGGGGTGGACGGCTACCTCATCGCGTCGGATCCGAACGCGAACACCTTCGTCGTCTTCGACCGGCGCACGCTGGGCCGGGTGGGCGCGTTCCAGGTGGTGCAGGACGGCGGCACGGACGCGGTGCAGCAGTCGCGGGGGCTGGTGGCGTACTCGGGCGCGCTGGGCAAGGCCTTCCCGGAAGGGCTCTTCGCCGCGCATGACGGCGTCAGCAGCAGCACGTTGGGCGACAACGTGAAGCTCACCTCGTGGGGCAACGTGGCCCGGGCGTTCACGCCGCCGCTCGTCATCGCGCAGCAGGCGGACGCCGGCACCGAGGACGGCGGCACGGTCCGGGACGGCGGTGGCGGTGTCATCATCCAGCCAGGCGACGGCAACGCGAGCGGCGGTGACGGGACGGACGAGGGCAGCAGCTGCGGTTGCACCAGTGCTTCCGTACCGGCCATGGCGACGCTCGGCCTGTTGGCGCTGTCGCTCCTGGGGCGCCGGCGCCGCGGCTGAACCGGGGGGCGCCGACACGCGAAGCGGGTTGAAAGCGGCGGGGGGGCGGGATGAAGTGCGCGCCCCATGCGCTTCTTCCGTTCCACGGCCCTCGCGCTCGCGGTGCTCGCCTCCGCCTGCAAGGGCGGTCCGACGCCCGCTCCCGCCTCCCCGCAGCCCTCCGTGCCCGCCCCGGCCGAGCCCGTGCGGCTCACGCTGGTGGGCACCAACGACTTCCACGGCTGGGTGATGCCCCACCGCGCCGCGCTGCCGGACGGGCAGAAGGTGGAGGAGGGGGGCGCGGCGCTCTTCGCGTCCTACGTGGCGCGGCTTCGCGAGGACAACCCGGGCGGCGTGCTGCTGGTGGACGGCGGCGACCTGTTCCAGGGGACGCTGGCGTCCAACCTGGTCGAGGGCGCCATCGTCATCGACGTGTACAACCTGCTGGGCTACTCGGCGGTGGCCATCGGCAACCACGAGTTCGACTACGGGCCGGTGGGCCCCGAGCCCGTGGCCCGGCGTCCGGACGAGGACCCGCTGGGCGCGCTCAAGGCCCGCGTGGCGCAGGCGAAGTTCCCCTTCCTGTCCGCCAACGTGCGCGAGAAGGACGGCCGGCACCCGGCGTGGCTGGGCAACGACGGCACCACCGTCGTCACCGTGAAGGGCGTGAAGGTGGGCCTCCTGGGCCTGTCCACGCTGCAGACGCCGCAGACGACCAACCCCGCGAACGTCGCGAGCCTGAAGTTCGAGTCCCTGGCCGACGCCGCGAAGGAGGCCGCGAAGTCGCTGCGAGAGCAGGGCGCGGAGGTGGTGGTGGCCGTCGCGCACGCGGGCGGTAAGTGCACGGACCTGGCGAACCCGCACGACACGTCCGGTTGCGAGAGGGACGACGGCGAAATCTACGCGGTGCTGGACGCGCTGCCGAAGGGCGCGGTGGACGCGGTGGTGGCGGGCCACACGCACCAGGTGATGGGGCACTTCTTCGGCGACGTGCCGGTCATCGAGACGACGGGCCTGGCGCGCTCGTTCGGCGTGGTGGACCTCTACGTGGATGCAACGACCCACCGCGTGCTGCCCGGGCGCACGCGCATCCAGGCCGCCATCCCGGTGTGCGGCGCCGTGGATGCGACGCTGAAGACGTGTGACGCGCGGAGGCTCAAGGACGCGAAGGACGTGCGGATGGTGCCCGCCACGTTCCTGGGCCAGCCGGTGACGCCGGACGCCCGCGTGGAGGCGCTGGTGGCCCCCGCGGAGGCGCGCGTGGACGCGGAGCAGCGCCGCCCGGTGGGCGTGGAGACCCAGGCCCGCATGCCCCAGGTCTACGAGGGCGAGAGCGCGCTGGGCAACGTCATCGCGGACGCGATGCGGGAGTCGGCCCGCTCCGACGCGGCGGTGATGAACGCGGGCGGCATCCGCTCGGACCTGCCGCAGGGGCCGCTCACCTTCGGCAAGCTCTACGAAATCCTGCCCTTCGACAACACGCTCGCGGTGCTGGACCTGAGCGCGGACGAGCTGCGCCGCTTCCTCGCGCTGGCCTACGGTGGCCGCAAGGGCGTCTTCGCGGTGTCCGGGCTGGAGGTGACGCTGGGCGCGTGTCCCGGCCCGGAGCGTTTCCAGGGGGTGACGCTGCCGGGCGGCAAGCCGCTCAAGGCGAAGGGGACGTACCGGGTCGCGGTGCCCGACTTCCTCCTGCGCGGCGGCGACGGGGTGGGGCCGCTGACCTCCACGCTGCCACGGGAGCGTATCAACCTGTTGCAGGGACAGGACCTGCGCGAGGTGCTCGTCGCCTACGGCCGCGCGCACGGCAACGCGCTGAAGCCGCCGGCGCTCGGGCGCGTGCACCTGCGCAAGGCGGAAGGGCCCTGCGTGGACGCGAAGCCCTGAAAAAAGTGCGCCCGGGGTTGGAAATTTTCCCTCCGCGCTGATCCGCTGGGGCTGGATCGAAGGCGCAACCCAGCGGAAGATCAGCAAAAGGCGCCCAGGGCCGAATTTTCGGCCTGGGATCAGTTTCCAACGGAGGGAAACCTCCCTACTCTAGGGCACGCGAGATCCCTTGCAGGCGCGGCCCTCCAGCCAGCGCGAGCAAGTTGGAGCCCGTGCGTGGGAGGGACAGAAGAGATGCTCTACAAAGTGACCCCGATGATGGTCCCGGTGGCGCCCGAGAAGAAAGAGGCGCGCGAGCCGGGGCAGCCGCGCAAGCGGCGCAAGTCCTCCGTCTACGACGCCGACGGCCACGAGGTGTTGATCTCGCTGATGTGCCTGAAGTGCAAGACGCTCAAGCCGCTGGCGCAGTTCGGCCTGCGGAAGATGGCGGACGGAGCCATCCGCAACCAGCCGTGGTGCCGGGGTTGCCGCTCGGGCGCGGGCACGAAGAAGCCGAAGAAGGACGAGTCCCAGGTCGCCACCGTCGAGGTGCCCGCGGTCGCCGCCGCGGAGCCCGTGCTCCAGGTCGTCGCCAACGTGCCGCTCGACGCCGCGCCCGTGGCCCCGACCCTGGTCGACGCCCCGTCGGCCGTCGCCGCCGAAGTGACGGCCACCGCGCAGGTCTGATCCACCGTCCGGGATGATCCGCCCCGTGGGGGTGCGCGCTGTTCGCGCCCCGCACGTGACGGCTCTATCCGACGCCCCCTGCTCGAAGCGCCCGGGCGGGGATGATCCACCCTGCCGGGGTGCGCGAGCCTCGCCTCAGGACAGCCGCAGACCCGCCGGCAGCGTGTCGCCGAGCGCCCGGGCTTCGTCCGCCGCCTCCAGGGCCACCACCTCACGCACCATCCGCACCCAGGTGTCCGCGGCCTTCGCGGCCCCCAGCGCCTGGGCCGTGCGCTCGCGCAGCGCCGGATCCAGATCGCGTGTGCGGTCGCCGGTGAGGCGCGCCAGCTGCGCGGCGGCGAAGGGGGCACCGTCCACCTTGCGCAGGTCCAGCGACAGGAGCAGCTCCAGCCACGCCTCCGCCGTCTCCACGTCCACGACCTTGTGGCTGCTGCCGTACAGCGGCACGCGCGCGCCCAGCCGGCCCAGGGCCCACGCCCACGGGCCGCCGGAGCGGGAGTCGGCCTTCACGCGCGCGGCGATCCACCGCCCCACCTCCGCCTTGTCGCCCGGCGCCAGGTGCTCCAGCGAGGCGACCGTGCGGATCATCTCGTCCAGGCCTTCCGGTTGGATGCCCTTGAGCTTGCCGCCTTGCGTGGGCGCGTCCGGGGGCACGCGCCGGGCCAGGTGCGGCTGGAGGTAGCCGTACAGCTTCTGCTGCTGCGCTTCGGTGAGGCCGCCCGCGATGCGGCGCCACATCACCCAGAACTCCGTCCACACCGCCTTGTCTGTGTGGTGCTGCACCAGCGCGTCGAAGAGGCTGAAGGTCTGCTCCGCGCGCCAGCCGTCCAGCGGATAGCCGAAGCCGGGGCGCAGGCAGAACCCGGTGAGGCTGTAGAAGACGCGCTCGTGGTCATCCGAGCGGCGGCGCTTGCTCGCGCCCGCGTAGAGCGTGCTCCACAGCTCGCGCAGCACCGGCACGCGCCACGTCTCACGCGGGCCCAGCACCTTCTCCAGCGTGCGCGACAGCTGCTTCACGTCCTTGGGGCCCAGGGGCAGCGGCTTGTTGCCGTAGACGCGCTCCACGTTGTCCTTCGCCTCGGCGAAGCGCGCGGGCATGGACTCGGTGACGGTCAGCTCGTGCGAGCCGCCGGTGCCGCGCAGCTCGAACTCCAGGCGCCAGCGCTCGTCCGCGATGTCCGACACGCAGAACAGCTCCAGCGTGCCGATCTCCGTGAGCGCCGCCTGCAGGTGCACCGGCACCTCGCTGACCTTGCCGGACGCGCCCTTGAGCAGCGTGTGGATGGGCGGCAGCGGCTTCAGGTCCTCCGCCAGCGGCACCAGGTCTCCGGGCTTGTCGATGCGGTCGCTTGTCGTGGAGTAGAGCGCGAACTGGACCGGCCGGCCCAGGGTGAGCGTGAAGGGGCGCTCGCCCAGGTCCACCTTCTGGCCCTCCTCGAAGCCGCGGGGAATCAGGCACAGCGTGGGCTGCTCCGCGCTGTCCGGGCCCCGCTGCAGGCCCACGTAGTACGCGCGCGCCGCTCCGCCGCCAATGCGCAGGCCGTGCCCGCGCCGCACCAGCCCGTAGTACGCCGCGCCCCGGGCCACCGCGAGCTCCAGCGACTCGTGCTTGAGCAGCGGGATGCGCGGCGCCTGCGGCCACCACGCGGACAGCGCTTCCACCAGGCGCGCCGAAATCTGCGGCGAGTTGAAGACGCCGCCGTTGAGCAGGATGGCGTCCGGGCGGGGCAGGGCGCCTTCATGCGCTGGCGCCTCGCCCAGCGCGGCGAAGCCCGCCGCCGCGTGCTGCGCGAGGAACGCCGCCAGGTGCCGCGTGACGGCGGGGTCCTGCACGTACGGCAGGCCCAGCTCCTGGAGCGCCATGCGCGCCGAGCGCCGGGGCCGCTCCCCGGGCGCGGACAGGGGGAAGAAGCCGTCCAGCACCAGCGCTTGCGCCTCGTCGCGGCCCAGCTCCGTGGACAGCGTGCCGCCCAACAGCCGGCTGCCCTCGCCGATGAGCGACACGCCGTACTTCTCCGGCGGCGCGCGCCCCAGGAGCTCTTCCTTCGCGGTGCGCGCGGCCTGGATGGCCTGCGTCCACTGCGTCGCGGACAGGCGGCGGCCGTTCTGGGTGAGCTTCTCCTCCATGCGCCGGGCGAGCGCCGCGTCCATGTTGTCGCCGCCCAGCATCAGGTGGTCGCCCACCGCCAGCCGCCGCAGCATGGGCCCTTCCGGCGACACGCCCGCGTGCACCAGCGTGAAGTCCGTGGTGCCGCCGCCCACGTCCACCACCAGCACCAGCCGCA
This genomic interval carries:
- the gmd gene encoding GDP-mannose 4,6-dehydratase; its protein translation is MAKRALITGITGQDGSYLAELLLKKGYEVHGMVRRSSEEKFERIAHLQGKVTLHQGDLLDQFSLAALLNLTQPDEVYNLAAQSFVPTSWNQPVLTGEFTALGVTKMLEAIRHTRPQVRFYQASSSEMFGKVLEVPQSEDTPFYPRSPYGVAKAYGHHITVNYRESFKLFAVSGILFNHESPRRGLEFVTRKVTYNVARIKMGLQETLPMGNLDAKRDWGFAGDYVDAMWRMLQQDTPEDFVVATNETHTVRELVEIAFARVGLDWQKHVKIDPAFVRPAEVDLLIGKYDKAKEKLGWEPTVRFKQLVEMMVDADLERVKAGQR
- a CDS encoding myxosortase-dependent phytase-like phosphatase, yielding MRNLSLPALTAVLVSTAATAQNPPPFEVPYTVQTQPGARSGGGTVNDLALWVNPTDPGASRLITADQNNGLFTYALDGGELQASTEGTSASVDVLGGFPLAGGTSASLVLSANPTLTGLVPYVMDATADGGGLTRLSPTVAPLDVGVTYGTVRMTRLADGSIQAFGGLAAGGVRQFALTPTDGGVTATRLRDIPAGTVLGLVVDPAYRALYVAQQGQGLFRYDANADAGINGTQVVGLGDGGLTSVGRMALYEASGVDGYLIASDPNANTFVVFDRRTLGRVGAFQVVQDGGTDAVQQSRGLVAYSGALGKAFPEGLFAAHDGVSSSTLGDNVKLTSWGNVARAFTPPLVIAQQADAGTEDGGTVRDGGGGVIIQPGDGNASGGDGTDEGSSCGCTSASVPAMATLGLLALSLLGRRRRG
- a CDS encoding Hsp70 family protein → MRIVGIDLGTTHCAVASVDPTKGSGAPVEDFPLPQLVRQGEVAPRALLPSTVYVPAGHELAPEVLRLPWGDDGGPYVVGELARWQGARVPGRLVASAKSWLCHPGVDRSAPILPWGAPADVRKLSPVDASALLLTHMARAWDYAHPDEPLSKQEVVITVPASFDEAARALTVSAARKAGLEKFTLLEEPQAAFYDYTARHRADLEQTLSQVRLVLVVDVGGGTTDFTLVHAGVSPEGPMLRRLAVGDHLMLGGDNMDAALARRMEEKLTQNGRRLSATQWTQAIQAARTAKEELLGRAPPEKYGVSLIGEGSRLLGGTLSTELGRDEAQALVLDGFFPLSAPGERPRRSARMALQELGLPYVQDPAVTRHLAAFLAQHAAAGFAALGEAPAHEGALPRPDAILLNGGVFNSPQISARLVEALSAWWPQAPRIPLLKHESLELAVARGAAYYGLVRRGHGLRIGGGAARAYYVGLQRGPDSAEQPTLCLIPRGFEEGQKVDLGERPFTLTLGRPVQFALYSTTSDRIDKPGDLVPLAEDLKPLPPIHTLLKGASGKVSEVPVHLQAALTEIGTLELFCVSDIADERWRLEFELRGTGGSHELTVTESMPARFAEAKDNVERVYGNKPLPLGPKDVKQLSRTLEKVLGPRETWRVPVLRELWSTLYAGASKRRRSDDHERVFYSLTGFCLRPGFGYPLDGWRAEQTFSLFDALVQHHTDKAVWTEFWVMWRRIAGGLTEAQQQKLYGYLQPHLARRVPPDAPTQGGKLKGIQPEGLDEMIRTVASLEHLAPGDKAEVGRWIAARVKADSRSGGPWAWALGRLGARVPLYGSSHKVVDVETAEAWLELLLSLDLRKVDGAPFAAAQLARLTGDRTRDLDPALRERTAQALGAAKAADTWVRMVREVVALEAADEARALGDTLPAGLRLS
- a CDS encoding GDP-mannose 4,6-dehydratase codes for the protein MRVLVTGADGFVGRHACAALRAAGDEVVEVHGPRGEGISSTALHFDIADEAKVKAAVSEVKPEAVLHLAGFSSVAKSHQNPARVFAVNTMGVVHLLTALRESAPKARVLLVGSGEVYGPVAEGTRAAESHPHVPLSPYAASKSAGELAGEQFFRSYGMEVVLARPFNHLGAGQDPTFVVPSFAAQIRAIALGTVDPVLRTGNLDAIRDFSHVKDVVDAYRLLLLKGEAGQAYNVGSGEGRTIRGLLEEMLQLSGVQAGIELDPARLRPSDIPSLVADTTKLRALGWAPKLTVADALRDVLGPRVGSQH
- a CDS encoding bifunctional UDP-sugar hydrolase/5'-nucleotidase, translating into MRFFRSTALALAVLASACKGGPTPAPASPQPSVPAPAEPVRLTLVGTNDFHGWVMPHRAALPDGQKVEEGGAALFASYVARLREDNPGGVLLVDGGDLFQGTLASNLVEGAIVIDVYNLLGYSAVAIGNHEFDYGPVGPEPVARRPDEDPLGALKARVAQAKFPFLSANVREKDGRHPAWLGNDGTTVVTVKGVKVGLLGLSTLQTPQTTNPANVASLKFESLADAAKEAAKSLREQGAEVVVAVAHAGGKCTDLANPHDTSGCERDDGEIYAVLDALPKGAVDAVVAGHTHQVMGHFFGDVPVIETTGLARSFGVVDLYVDATTHRVLPGRTRIQAAIPVCGAVDATLKTCDARRLKDAKDVRMVPATFLGQPVTPDARVEALVAPAEARVDAEQRRPVGVETQARMPQVYEGESALGNVIADAMRESARSDAAVMNAGGIRSDLPQGPLTFGKLYEILPFDNTLAVLDLSADELRRFLALAYGGRKGVFAVSGLEVTLGACPGPERFQGVTLPGGKPLKAKGTYRVAVPDFLLRGGDGVGPLTSTLPRERINLLQGQDLREVLVAYGRAHGNALKPPALGRVHLRKAEGPCVDAKP